CCGCTCGAAGCGGGCGAACTGCTGCTCGCCCATGAGCAGGCCGAGCAGCCCGTCCACGTCGTTGTCGTCGAGCTCCCGCAGCGCCTTCGCGGTGGCGCGGGTCAGCTCGGTGGGCAGGGTGAAGCTCTCGTCGTCGAGCTCGAACGACCAGGTGCGGCCGAGCGCTTCGAGGCGCTGGGCGCGTGCTGCGTTGACGTCGAAACGGGCCATGGTGATGGGTGCTCCTCGGGTACGTGAAAGGGGATGAGCCAAGGGGCCCGGGGTGGGGCGGGCCTGGGGCGACCCGCCCCACCCCGGTGGCCGAAGGGTCAGGACGCGGCGTACGCGGCGTCCTTCATCACGAAGCTGGCCAGCGCCGAACCGTCGGCGGCGGCCATCGCCGTGTAGGTGATGCCGAGCTGGGCCGGCGACTTGCGGGCCAGCTTGATGTCGTCCGCCGCCGTGACCTGGCCGCGCGGGACGCCGAAGCGGTACGTCACGGTGGTGCCGTCGCTGGCGCGGACGTCGGTGAACTCCAGGCCGAGGGCGCGCACGTCGGCGTACGGACGGTCGGCGATCTCGTACTTGTAGACGCCCGTCGAGCCGGTGACGGCCTCGACCGCGCCGCCGCCCATGAAGAACGGCAGCGTGTCCTCGTTGAACTGCAGCAGCGAGAACTTCAGGGTCAGGTCGCGGTCCGAGTACACGAAGTGCACCGGGCTGACGGCCTGCCACACGTCGACCGGCTCCAGCTTGTCCTTCTTGCTGAAGGTGACGCCCTCGCCGTTGGTGAAGCCGAGGTTCTTCCAGCCGGTGGCCCAGTCGGTGGACGGGTCGGTGGAGAAGGTCGTCGGAACCTTGGTGTCGGCGGCGGCGACGTAGAGGCGGCCTACGCCGGCGATGCGGATCTCGGAGGAGTTGGTACCTGCCATGGGTGGGTCTCCTTATGGAGGGTGGGTGAGGGTGGTGCGGGGTGCCGTATCCGGCGGTTCCGGGTACGGCGAAGGCCCCGCCGGCTCGGGGAGGCGAGGGGCGGGGCCTTCGGTCTGGGGGGCGCGGAGGGGCGTACGACGGGCGCACGGAGGGGCGTACGGAGGGGGGCGTACGTGGTCCGGCCGCGCGAGGTACGTCAGTAGACGTCCAGGTACACCTTGAGCACGGCCACATAGCGGTTGGCCGCGCGGTAGAGGTAGTCGGGCAGCCAGCGGGGGCCGTCCTGTTCCTCCACCTCGGTGAGCGTGTTCGTGCCGTAGCGGTTGCCGGCCGCCGCCATCAGCGCGCGGCGGGCCGAGTTGGCCAGGACGTGCGCTGCCTGCTTGGTCGGGCCGTACACCTCCAGCTCGATCAGCGGCTGGTCGACGTGGAGTTCACCGACCCAGGCGCCGCCGCGCCGGTTGACGAGCACGGCGGCGGTCGTGCCGTCGAAGCCCTCCGGCGGCTCGACGGCGACGAGCGCGGTGGAGAGCGCCGAGTCGGCCTCCAGGATGTCGACGACCAGAGCCTCGACGTCGGGGAAGGCGCTCGGTGGAGTGGGTGTGGTCATGCCGGGTCACCTCGCCGGAAGCGGGAAGAAGGGGAAGTCCGCCGGGCGGGCGCCGCACGGGGGCGGGAAGGGGAGGCGCGCGGCGCCTCGGCCCGGCGTACGGCGGCGGGTACGGCCCGTTTCGGTGCGGGCACAGCTCCGCCGCTGCACCAACTGTGACAGACGATCGTGCGCGCACGCAACTAAATCGGCGAGGCGGTTGCGCAAGAAGGCGCGGAGGGTGCGGCGCGAGCGGCGCGAGGCGGGGGAGCGCAGGTGGGGGAGAGGGGGAGGTGGGGGAGGGGCGGTGCGGGCGCAAAGGGTGGTGCGGGTGGGGCGTGCATAGGTGGGGTGCGCATACCGTGCATGCCCCGGCCGCCGTCGTCGAACGGAGCTCCCGTCGGCCCACGGGTGCCCGTCGATCGAAACGGCCGTTGCAGGTCAGCTGTATGTCAGGTGTAGGTCGGATGCGGGTCGGCTGTAGGCCGGTCGCGGCGGATCGGTGCGCCGGTGTCAGTCGGCGGCGGACGTCCCCGCCGCCGCTTCCGCCAGCACGCGCCCTTCCTCGCGGCCCGGGCCCGGCGGCCCCGCGGCCTCCGCCTCGGTGGGCAGGAACTGCTCCACCACCCGGACGAACATCTCCCGCCGGTCGGCGGGCACCCCCAGCAGGTCGGCGACCTCCTCGAGCGTGGGGCGACGGCCGAACTCCGCGCTGGGTGCGGGTGCGGCCAGGTAGTCGTGCGGGTCGGACAGCTCCTCGGCGGTCAGCCGGCCGGAGCGGATGAGCATGTCGCGGACCGGGACGCCGAGCACGCGCGCGAGCCTGCGCGTGGTCTCGAGGTCCGGCATGCTCTGGCGTTGCAGCAGGCGGGTGACGGCCGCGCGGTGCACGCCCGCCTCGTCCGCTATCCGCGACTTGCCGCCGCCGCGTGGACTGTCGATGTCGTAGCCGCGGTCGCGCATCAGGGCTTCGACCCACGCGGCGAACGCGTCCAGATCCTGGGTGGTCATCTCTGCTCACTTCCTTCGGGGGTGGCAAGAGCTTAGCTTGCTTGCGCGCACGGAATTACGTGCTCGCGTGCAAGCACTGAGGAAAATTCGCGCCGTTCATGGAGATTCGAGGGGAATCGCGGAGTCCGGTCGTCCGTAAATTCGTTGCGAGCGCGCACGCAATCTGTAAGTCTGGAGTGCGTTCGTTTCAAGCTCGTTCTCCGAACCGACAGGGGGGTCCCATGTCCACGCCCACAGCCGACTCCTGCCCACCGTCCCAGCCGGTCCAGCCGGTCCAGCCGGTCCAGCCGGTCCAGCCGGACCGGCTGGGACGAGCGGATCAACCGGATCGCGTACGTCCGTCCCGTGCCGTCGGCTGGCAGACCGCCGCCGCCTGCGCCGGGCTCTCCCCGCGCGTCGTCTTCTCCAAGAAGGCCAAGGAGGCCGCCCCCGCGCTGCGGGCCTGCGCCGCCTGCGCCGTGCGCAGCGCCTGCGAGGAGACGGTGGCGCCGGCCGAGAACTGGTTCGACGGCGTCTGCGGCGGCCGCCTCTGGCGCTCGGGCCGCCCGGTCCCGCTCCCCGCCCACCTCCTCCCGGGAGGCTTCCGTGGCTGACGAGCACCAGACCGCCCACCCGTCCGCCCACCCGGCCTCTTCCCGAATCGCCCCCGAGCCCGCTCACGCCCACCCGGCCCCGCACCCCGCCACCCCCGCGGCCTCCCGCCCGGCCACCCCCGCAAGCCCCTCCGCCCCCTCGGCCCCCTCGGCCCCCCACCCCGCAACCCAGGCCGCCCTCTGGATCACCACCCTTCTCCAGCAGTTCCCCGAACTCTCCAGGGAGTTGGTCCCCGGCCGCACCGCCCCCGCCGCTCGTCCGGCGGCCGTGCCCCGGCCCCCCGCCGACCTCGGCGCCCGGCTGCGCGAGGAGCGCGAGGAGGCGCTGCTCCTTCAGCAGCGGCACGGGCTCGTCGCCCTCGGACACAGTGCGGCCCCGCTGCGGCTGCACGTCTCCGACGCCCTGCGGGACATCACCGACGGCGTGGTCGAACTGGAGGAGGCCGTGCGCGACCGCCTGGGCCTGACCCGCCCGCGCCGTGCGCCCGTGCCCGAGCGGCTGCGTCGTATCGCCTCGCTGCTCGACGGCATCGCCGCCGACCCCGTGCTGGCCGCCCATGTGCGGGACGAGACCCGGCGGATGGCGCGCCGCTGCGCGCGGGCGCTCGGCGACAGCGAGACCGTCGTACGGGTCTCCGGCCGGTGCCCCTGGTGCGACTCGGTGTCGTTGCGGGCGTTCCCCGACCGCGGCGCCGTCCTGTGCGTCAACCCGGCCTGCCGCTGCTCCGAGCCGGACTGCGGCTGCCACGACGACCCCGCCTACCGGCACACCTGGGACGAGAGGGAGTGGGAGCGCGCATGACCGGCGGCAACACCCCACGCCTGACCAGCACCCCACGCCCGACGAGCACTCCACGCTCGACCAGCACTCCACGCCCGACCAGCGCGTCACGCCCGACGAACACCCCGCTGCCGACCCTGATCCCCGGACCCCTCGCCGCCCAGGAGGCCGGTGTCGCGCCCGCGACCATTCGCAAGTGGGTCCAGCTGGGCCACCTCAAGGCGGCCGGAAAAGCGGGCCGGGCCCAGCTCTTCCGCCTGGAGGACGTGTTCGCCGCCGAACGGGCCGCCCGCGGAGCCGACCGCAGAGCCCGTTGAGTCCGCAGAGCCCGTCGAGCCGCCGCTTTCAGAGGGGCCGGCCTACGGAATGCCCAGCTCGA
This window of the Streptomyces sp. NBC_01275 genome carries:
- a CDS encoding phage tail protein, whose protein sequence is MAGTNSSEIRIAGVGRLYVAAADTKVPTTFSTDPSTDWATGWKNLGFTNGEGVTFSKKDKLEPVDVWQAVSPVHFVYSDRDLTLKFSLLQFNEDTLPFFMGGGAVEAVTGSTGVYKYEIADRPYADVRALGLEFTDVRASDGTTVTYRFGVPRGQVTAADDIKLARKSPAQLGITYTAMAAADGSALASFVMKDAAYAAS
- a CDS encoding helix-turn-helix transcriptional regulator, giving the protein MTTQDLDAFAAWVEALMRDRGYDIDSPRGGGKSRIADEAGVHRAAVTRLLQRQSMPDLETTRRLARVLGVPVRDMLIRSGRLTAEELSDPHDYLAAPAPSAEFGRRPTLEEVADLLGVPADRREMFVRVVEQFLPTEAEAAGPPGPGREEGRVLAEAAAGTSAAD
- a CDS encoding WhiB family transcriptional regulator; this encodes MSTPTADSCPPSQPVQPVQPVQPVQPDRLGRADQPDRVRPSRAVGWQTAAACAGLSPRVVFSKKAKEAAPALRACAACAVRSACEETVAPAENWFDGVCGGRLWRSGRPVPLPAHLLPGGFRG